Sequence from the Fragaria vesca subsp. vesca unplaced genomic scaffold, FraVesHawaii_1.0 scf0513043, whole genome shotgun sequence genome:
GCAATGACTTTGTGAGAGAAGGTTTTgttcagctctaaggtttataatcacaaaatgaagacttagagactaatgaacaaagcaaaggaaaaccaaaacccaacaatgcaaatgtaaaaactacattttgacaacCATTAAGCAAAGGCAGCcttgctcaatatatataggctgaTGGAGTGCTCTaacaagagagagacacaAGCCAAAGAGGTGCCACAAGAGGGCAGGCACAAGTGCCAAAGCAAGGAAagggttttggacttttgtccTTGGCCAAACTCATAAAGTGAGAGGACATATGCAGCTGTCCATGGCCAAgagaaaagacaaacaaaactatcctaaacaatgtttgatttaaaagCAAGAGACAAAGGTTTTGCAAACTTTTTCTCAAAAGCATAATACCATAATGGTTTAGCAAACCACTTTTCTCTGATATCAAACAAAGACAGCCACAAatattggtttgtgtatcacaaacacaGCAAACCACAGCTGGAGcctaaaagctaaaacatGGGTCACGGGTTGAGATAAAGGCATCAAACCCTAGACTAATTTAAGCACCAAGGCATGTCTTTTATCTtagttgtcaatttgaaattcaaatgaggATCTTACCTAGACATAGTTCTTTTGGAACAAGggtaaagaaacttaaatataaaacaactgaacaaaagatacaaaaaaaaactggaaacCCAGATTTTTAGGATGGCAAGTGATACTGCTATCCTCTGTGAAAAATCTTGaaatgcacatgcatgatttACCTGAGTTCCATGAGATCATGTtggttcttctacttcttcaacttgttcttcaGATGTGCAAGACTAATCTCCCAATTGCTTTAGGCTTCAtagattgtgttttgttctatataagGATTGCCAACAACCCTATACCTTCACAATTccttcaataatcaatattatCGAAACATATTTTCCAATATCTAATGTAGCACACTTGAGTTGCCAACTACACTATTTTCATAGTTTACTGAACCTGAAGATTAGCTTCACTGTGGGTTGAAGCCTGATGATAAAACATGGTGTCCCTTTTATGCTCATGCATTGAGAATAAAAGACAATTCTATAAAGCTGAGTATAGGAAAGAAGATACACAGATTATTGCCAAAAgaaactgctgctgctacaACACCATCCATTCACAGGAAGGAGGGCAGCTCCATGTCAAATTCCATACACAAAGAAAACTAAGCAATACAAAAGGCAATTCAACAACTAGTGCTGAAAATGACAGTAAACTTGTACATATTATATACATCAACTCATCAAGTATCAAAACAATTGTGACTCCTAGCTAGTATACAGTATACATATCAATTACCTATCACATAAGTCAAATCCTACAATCCAGAAGAGATATGTGTTAATGTATGAGGAACTGTCGTACAGgggaacaaaaataaaaaagaagtcCTCTGTTGTTCCAACTCTGCAGGAAAAATTTCTGGTTGAGCCACCTACTGCCACAGGGAGATATGAAGTTCCAGTAATTAAAATTTCTAAACAAAGTACAATCacattcatgtatatataattttgagcCACATAAAAAATATGTTGATACCTTAATCACCAAATGGAGCTTGACAAGGGATCTCATGAATATACTGATTTGCTTTCACTTTCATCACCTTCAGGCCAGCTTACTGGAACACATGCTGGTTTTGTTGGTGCAGGTAATGGAAAACTTTCATTCGTCAACATTGATATGCAATCTTGCATGGTTGGCCGGTGTCCTACATCTTCTTCCACGCATAATAGACCAACATGCATGCATCTTAGCAGTTGATCTCTATTACATGAATCGCTTAGCCTTGGGTCCATTACATCTAGTCCTTTACCTTCTTTCCATAACTCCCATGACTGAAAGAAGATCATTTTCTctaaattatcaaaattaaacctcaaaggaaaaagaaattcattaCAACTGAGAGAATCGCATGACATACATATCCTACTAAAGTGATCGCGCGATGATGGAAGCTGTTGTTTGTCCTTCCACTTATGATTTCAAGCATTAACACTCCAAAACTAAAGACATCAGTCTTTCCAGAGAAAATTCCGTGCATGGCATACTCAGGAGACATGTAACCACTGTACCGTATGAAAAGGAAGTTATTTTTAGTGCACACACATAAATCTATGATCAGCAACCAAAACTGCAAAAATAACGATAGAAGAAATTGCTACTGTATAACTTACTATATATGTCCCCACAATTCGATTAGTATTTGCTTGACCTTCACTGTGGAAAATCCttgccaaaccaaaatcagaaattttggGATTCATATCTTGATCAAGTAGAATGTTACTAGCTTTAAGATCTCTATGAATCACTTTTAATCTTGAGAATTTGTGCAAGTAAAGCAATCCTTGAGCGATTCCTTCAATTATATTGAAGCGCGTTTTCCAATCTAGTAGAATGCCTTCGGAATCTGACCAATATATACAGTGCTTGGTTAGTAGGAGAATATCTATGTATATTCACCATTGAAACTCAGATGAAACAAGTATATATTTAGATGAAACATAGCTAATTACCAAATAATATGTAGTCTAAACTTTTGTTTGGCAGATACTCATATATTAACATCCTTTCTGCACCATGAATGCAATATCCCAAGAGCTGAACAAGGTTAGTATGTTGGAGTTCAGATATGAGTTCCAATTCATTTTTAAACTCCAATGTCCCCTGCAGCGAACCTCTTGCAAGGCTCTTTATAGCTACTTCTCGCCCTGATGACAATGTTCCCTGAATTGATGATCCATGATAGGTCATCTGATCAGCTTCATTTAGCACCTTATTAAAAAGTTACTTCTCATTACCTCAAAGTTACCTTATAAACAGGTCCAAAACCCCCCTCTCCTAGCTTGTTTTCTTCGGAGAAGAAGTCTGTGGCAGCCTTGACAGATTCGTAGCTAAATGCTCTCAAATCATGTCCCGTAGATCCATCATTCTGAATCCCGTGGACATCAGTTGATATATCCGATCCCCTTGAGTCAAGCAGTTCCTTCTCATCGAttttttccttgttcttcCCTATGCAAAACAACATAGAAagtgttgtaaaacaaaaagaatagattgagaaaggagagaaacaaccaagagaatgagagaatatgtatgtattattgagtacgaaaccatctcttatatagagataagGCCATgatataaattacaataacaaccctagtcgactaattacaagaatgcccactaaataataactatttacaacactcccccttgggtATTCTCTGTTATTAGCTTCCCATAATATGTGCTTcggtgttgcctcgtcaaaaccttgctaggtaataaaaaccctatgggacaaaaacaatcctggtcgaaggagaaaagagtacaacgcacaagTAGCAGTGATAGTCAGAACCCTTGATTTCGGTGAAGCGGTTCAGTCTGGATCATAAGATGTGAGTCTGTGGGAGATAGATGCATAT
This genomic interval carries:
- the LOC101314335 gene encoding cysteine-rich receptor-like protein kinase 10-like, whose translation is KNKEKIDEKELLDSRGSDISTDVHGIQNDGSTGHDLRAFSYESVKAATDFFSEENKLGEGGFGPVYKGTLSSGREVAIKSLARGSLQGTLEFKNELELISELQHTNLVQLLGYCIHGAERMLIYEYLPNKSLDYILFDSEGILLDWKTRFNIIEGIAQGLLYLHKFSRLKVIHRDLKASNILLDQDMNPKISDFGLARIFHSEGQANTNRIVGTYGYMSPEYAMHGIFSGKTDVFSFGVLMLEIISGRTNNSFHHRAITLVGYSWELWKEGKGLDVMDPRLSDSCNRDQLLRCMHVGLLCVEEDVGHRPTMQDCISMLTNESFPLPAPTKPACVPVSWPEGDESESKSVYS